In Artemia franciscana chromosome 4, ASM3288406v1, whole genome shotgun sequence, a single window of DNA contains:
- the LOC136025827 gene encoding uncharacterized protein LOC136025827 codes for MPMMLAILLSLSVAFSPSLAVEIESTMAETPDGQERFIFVTKTVTNLIITTTTTSGGLQTWCYTVVSGLIPVFSTGTFSSAQYLGGNTIFVNSARACRKRRWSFENPFDESLKEILLPSAIAAKEDRTAAVALDKADQDIAAEIESSQELSEKQARLGLSLIHTVTQTLTAVSSIITTTQFRSITLTCTPVNLGISAC; via the exons aTGTTGGCAATTCTATTATCACTCAGCGTAGCTTTTTCGCCAAGTTTGGCAGTGGAAATTGAAAGCACAATGGCGGAAACTCCGGATGGCCAAGAGAGATTTATTTTCGTTACGAAAACAGTTACAAACCTAATCATAACAACAACCACAACCTCTGGGGGCCTACAAACGTGGTGCTACACAGTTGTTTCGGGTCTTATACCCGTGTTTTCAACGGGTACATTCTCTTCTGCTCAATATCTTGGCGGAAATACAATCTTTGTCAATTCTGCACGTGCTTGCAGAAAGAGACGCTGGTCTTTTGAAAATCCATTTGATGAATCATTAAAAGAGATTTTGTTACCATCGGCTATTGCAGCTAAAGAAGACAGGACCGCAGCTGTTGCGCTTGACAA AGCAGATCAAGATATAGCtgcagaaattgaaagttcgcAGGAATTAAGTGAAAAGCAGGCGAGATTAGGCTTAAGCTTGATTCATACAGTTACCCAAACCCTGACAGCAGTCTCCAGCATCATCACGACTACACAGTTCAGATCAATTACTTTGACATGTACTCCGGTGAATCTTGGAATTTCCGCCTGTTAA